Genomic window (Syngnathus scovelli strain Florida chromosome 14, RoL_Ssco_1.2, whole genome shotgun sequence):
CTTTCAAAACAATTATTTCTGCATGCCAGATCCGACGCTGGTGGAGTTTGTTCGATCTCGGAGAGCTGCGAGCGGCCCGGCTTCTTCCTTCTCACGCGAACACCCTGAGGGCAAAAGCAGCGAGGGAAGTGTTCATCTCAGTTCAGACTCCACCAGTGGTCCTGCGCCCTCTGCAAAACCCAAAGATGTGGAgatggaagaggaagaggaggaagaagaggaactgTCACCCCGATCTGCTGTGATCGGTATGATGATTTTTTAAAAGGGAACCTTCTCATTGCTTTTTCTCTGTTGTTTTTGTCTGGTCAAGATCCAAATGAACCAAATGCACTCCACCTATATTGATGTTGCACTTCACTTTGTAAACATTGCTGAGCTTGAGAAATCCCTTTAATTAGTCTAAATTCTTAGAGCTCCAGATGAGCCATTGGACTTTGTCCCACTCTGTCAAGAAGATGCATTCAATTAAATGCCTGCCAACTTTATCCAACTTTATCCCTGACATTGTCCGTCCCATAAATTGCTTCAAAGATGTGGACGTAGCTGCTGTCAAGTGACTTAATTGATTTTGTGGCCTTCCAATGTAGGGAATTTTTTTGCTACTGTGACTTCCCACATTATTTTGCCGCATGGCCGAATTCCATGTAAAAAGCTAAGCACTGGCTTTACTTTGTTTGATTAGCTGGAAAGTCACTCTCCTGACTACTTTGCGGTTACACTTAAATCTGATGAAAGTGTTCCTCGTGGATCACATGAAGAACTTCTTGCAGTGGTTTTCAATTGAACAATTCTTCTTTGGTGAGAAGGACAATGGAAAATCAGCTATAAGTGTCTGATAATGTTTTGGCGTGGGAATAGATCTGCCAGTGAAGCCTCAGAAGGACTGGGTGCACATGGACAAACTGGAACCAGAGAAGCTGGAGTGGATTGGGGACCTTCCTGCACCCAGAAAAACTGGAACCAAACAGGTGAGAAGAGCAACTATTAAAATTTTGAATTAACTCAACATGAACACTACGATAACTTGAGAAAACACATcacatattattattttttttaggccaTGCAGGCCCGTTTTGATTTTAACGGAAATCTAATTCCTCCCACGGAAGATTTGCCCACCCACCTGGGCCTGCACCACCATGGAGACGAGCCTGAGGTATCCAAGCGATACAGCTTCTTATAATTTAGTGTGCATAAAGTTATATATTCAAAATTGGGTGGATCTTGCTGCTTaattcaaccccccccccccccccccccttccaccaGCGTGCAGGTTACTCCCTCCAGGAGCTTTTCCTTCTGTCACGCAGTCAACTCATCCAACAGcggagtttggctctcagcaccCTCCGCAATATTCTTTCAAAGGTACACAAACTCTCTCAAACATGTCAACGAAACGCATTACTCGTGTATCTCCACGGCTCACAGGCTCAGGCCGGGGACTACCGCTCAACCCTGAAAGGCAGCATGTTGTCCACTCTGCTTGACGCCGGCTTGCTCTTCCTCCTTCGCTTTGCGCTGGATGATAGCGTGGAGGCAGTGATGGCCGCCGCCGTGCACGCCCTCCGAGCACTTTTGGTGTGCACAGAAGATGAAGTAAGACGGCAGTACTCTAAATGGAATTTTTCGAAACAAATGTTGATGTAAAATATTTCATAGGAGTGTTTGGACCTCACTTTCCACTGGTTCCGAGGGTTGGCCGCCTTCCCCTTGCTGCCATcgcaggaggaagaagaggaagatgatgaAGGGCTGGATGAAATTTTAAAAGAGACTGCCAAGGAGAGGGAGGAGAGGAAGCCTGATCATGACGTGGCGAGGCAGGATGTTGTCAAGGTGATTTTTAGCGCCGTCAAAACTAACAAAATAATTGCTTGTTAAACAGTTAATGAGGAAACGCGTTTTGTTTCAGGGGCTCCTGAGAATGAAACTTCTCCCCAGATTACGTTACATCCTTGAGGTTGTCCGACCCTCCCCCCGGGTTGTTCATGACATTCTGGAGATCCTGACCCGTATCGCCAGACACTCTTCATCATCTGCTACTCAGGTAGATATCAgctcattgatttttttccccagttatTGCAGACTTGTTGTTCTCTCAGGTGTTGGACTGTCCTCGCATGATGGAGACAGTGATGTTGGAGTTTCTTCCCACTTCCTGGACCGTGCCTTCTAATTCCTTCCCTCAATCAGTTTATGGGCTCCCCCTTGCTTCTGCCATGAAGCTCTTAAGAGTTTTGGCTACTTCTGGCAGACATGCATGTGCCAGACtagtaagttttatttgtaagCTCACATTGCTTCTGTTTAGCGTGCCTCACTAATTGTTCTTCTAGTTGAACTCTGCGGGTGTGAGGGAGCGTCTGTGTCGTCTGCTCAGTGCTGAGCCCAGTGAGATCCTTTTAGAGCCACGCAAGGCTCTTGGGATCACCATAGAAGCTTACAGGATGTGGGCTGTGGCAGCTGGCTATGGCCAAGCCTGCGACTTGTACATGtatgtaacattatgaatatttGCGAGACATTTATACTTGAATGCCAAAACATCTCATCAGCTGTGATTGATGCTGTTCCACAGAGATTTGTATCCAGCTTTACTGACggcgttgcagtctgtttgtacAACGCTGGCTCGCTGTTGCCATCTGTTGCATCTGCAGCTCGAGAGGGTCTTGGCTCTGCTCACTCTGCTTACTCAGGTGACACATACTGCTGGTTGCCACCAGGAACTGCAGGCTGGCATGGTCAGGTAAAAAACAGTCTTGAtggaactttatttattttgaagttgGATGTGATTGATGAAACTGATAGAATCAtggtctttgttttattttcaagtTCTTCAGGTGATGaatgtcctcctccccctccagtGACATGGGGGCATGTCACAGGCTTGCCAGCACCACTTATGGGCCATTTAAAGAGTTTTGTAAAGGGTCTTGATAATCCAGTACACAGAGACATCAGTCTGGCACTGATTCCATCTTATTTGATCTACTTTGAGGCCTTCTACCATCAGCTCTCCAAACAGGTTCTTCTCATTTTCTACTCTTATTCCATCCATTGTCTTTTACCTTAGAAGAAATTCACATGCAATCATCTCGTCCTTCAACTTCTGTGGAATTCAGATCAAACTTtaaatatgtgttttttttccctcagaacTGTTTCAAGCCAGTGGAAGGTCTTCAAGAACTAGAGCAGCTGGCTTCTGAGGTTCTTCTTCCCTTAATGTCCCACAGTGTTGTGCAAGACCTGATAAAGAACCTGAAGTATGTTTCATTTGTTGTCAAGCCCCTTATCTCCGAATAGTTACTATTCTCCCAGTAATCTTGAAAAAAACTAATTCTCACTATTTTTGTTACCAGGTCATCTTCAATGGTATGCAGTGTCCTACCTGGTCATGTGGATCTGGACACCTCTCCCAGCCTGCCTGGTTTGGCCTGCTCAGGATGGAGGAACCGTCCAGGCTTGATGTCTCACTCCTCTCCCTTCCCTCTCCTCACAAGCCTCACGCTCCTCTTGGATACTATCACCGGCATCCACAAAGGTCTCACCTGCAAGGTAAGTCATGTTGTTCTTGAGCTTGAAAAGTCAAGCTCGAACTCATTAGCAAGCAAACGTGTTTATATTAAATTTAGTATGCTTTAATGTTGTGCTTATACGTTCTTTAATCCAATCTAGTTCACGAGCTTCCTTGTGTCGGAGCCTGTCATTGGTTACCTGCAAACTGTCAGTCAGGCCACACCCACACTGTCTCATACCTGGTCCTGGCTCCTCCGTCATGAGCACCATCTCATCTTCCTGTTGCTGCGCTTGGCATATAGATCGGTAGGTTCAAAGtcttaatttttattttgaaactaaaaaaaaaaaaaacatctatcatGATATAGGTTCACTGGACATTATTTGAAAGTCTGTTTTGTCATTATTAAGCATTTTGTTTCAATCTCAGGTTTTGATTGAGCCACAAGTGGAAAAGCACGCCCAGCTCTACCACAAGGTGGCGCTCGTTCTTCTCCCATGGTTATTGCCTGGAAGCGAGCACCTTGCTCATGACTTGCTCGCCACCGTGGTTTTCAGCAAGGACTTCATACCGTGAGTTTGTGAAACGTTTGACTGCCAATTTTGTGGACTACCAACCAAAACAACTGTGGATGTATTTGGCACATAATGCTTGCTTTGTGAAAATACTTACTTGCAAAATGCAGCCCATTAATATAATGTCATTTTACTAATTAGATCAATGCTCATCTATTTAGAATTTCATCAAAGCAGCAGATGacacatttaaaaagaaaaacatgatgAACCACGCTTTTTATTTGAGTGCTGCAGGAAAATCGTGAATTTGGCAGTTTTTATTATTTGACTAATTTTGACAAAATGCTTAATACGACGCTTTCAAAATACGAACTTGAAACAATCTGTTCCTATGCTTTTTCAGCCGTAAGTTTCTTATTACAAGTTTCACTTGTTTACAGCACTAGCAAATACCTTTAAACCTCTCACATGGTTTTTATAATCAAAACATTGTCGTGATCCAACTCTACCACCAAAATAATGGCAAGcgtccaaaacaaaaacaaattagtGAATCCGTTCTCATAATTCCTCTCCCATGACTTATCTTATGACCTCTCGGATGAATGTGATCGTGAATAGTGGTAGAAGTTTACTTAGAGCTTTCATAGCACCTATGTTAATGTAATTAGGCttgttataataattattatatcaACTTATTTTTggacaaataaaataatcacaatagctttttacatttgttaattataattttatttgtctttttttttttttttttagggagggTCACAGTGGTGGTCCGGAGGCCATTGAGTTGGGGGAACTGCAGCTTCAAGAGGAAGCGAGCCATCCCAATTCTCCTTCGCTCCAAATCGTAGGAGCTCTTTTACGAGAAGCCTGCGCCAACCTTCCTTCCATTCGTGGCTGCTTCCTCACACACCTGGCCCACCTGGAGACATCCGTGCTGGTCTCGCAGGATGCTCTCTTTGGCCGCAACCCCTGGATCAAATCCCACCTCCTACCAGAACTGAGCGGGCCTACCCTGCCGTCAGACTGGCCTTTCCTTCCTCTTGTCAGCCTGTATGAGAAAACCGGGGTGTCTGGTGGTGGAGGGCTGTCGGTGGAGGAGCTTCCCCAGGGAGCTCTGCTGGCAGTCACCCAATGTCTGCAGTGGTTACTGGTGCTGGAGGTCTGGCGGGAGGAAGCTCTTAAGGTGCATTGACCTCTTCGAGTTACTCTAGTTAAGGAGACCATCTAACTAAAAACCTGAATTTGATATCTTTTAGGTGATCCTCCCTGTTTCAAAGCTGGCCCGGCTGTCCTGTGTGTTCCTGTGTTCCAGTGATTTGTTCCTGGAGAAACCAGTTCAAAAACTGACTTGGGGTCTGTTTCGGCTACTATCAAGGTTTGAGTCAAAGTCCTGTGATATCATTTTTGATTAGCATTAATTATTgaatattattatgattatttttttatctccGCTAAGCACTTGTTACTCACAATGATCTTGTTCCCTCACTTTTTCTGCATGCAGGCCATCAAGACTGGAATGTTTAGACCTCAGCATACCCCCTCCAGGTCTGGCCTCCTTCCAAGATTTGTATCGTGCCCTCTTGGCTCAGTACGAGGCCGTGTCGTTTGGGGACCGCCTCTTCGGCTGCTGGATTCTCTTGCCCCTGCAGAGGAAATACAGCGCCACCATGAGGTTGGCCGTGTTTGGGGAACACGTGGGCATCTTGAGGTCATTGGGTGTCACTTTGGAACAGGTAAGCAGCCATTTTGATTTTGATTATTGAGTGTTTCTTTCCATAACATCCTTGTGCCTCTTTAATGGAAGTTTGCCATCCCCATGGAGAGGTTCACGTCTCCTCCTGAAGACTCCCTCCCTCTGGTACGACTCTACTTTCGTTCTCTTGTCACCGGGAGTGCGAAGCCGACCTGGTGTCCCTTCCTGTACGTGGTGGCTCTGGCTCATGTCAACGCTTTTGTCTTCTCTCAGGATGCTGCGGCACAGGTATGTTTATTTCATGTGAAGGAAATTGCCTCCTACTGATGTAGAAGGGGTAACTTtaagcaaagttttttttttttaaattaaaaatacttGAAAAAAGATATTTGGGGTTGGGGGCTGGAACGAATAAAATGGATGTTTgttcatatgtatatatatatatttaaattttattttattttatttttacattttctacAAATAAGGCTTGTCGTGAATTGCAAAAATCTGCAAGTTTTTGACGGCACGTCAAAAAAGGTTTGCGTTCAAATGCCGTACTACAAGATGATGGCAAAGCGCTACTTACCCTCTTCAACATACTTCCTTGACTCCAAGATGGCTCCAGATGGTACTATAGCAATACTCTTATTGCTTCAGTCTAAACGCAAATCAGCAACTGGAAGCAGAAGATTAATCATGGCTACGACATATCACTAGATTAGCATGCGTCTTCTTTACGCCGCAACAATTTACAGCACCAAAAGGCAGAATAACAGACCAGGATTCTATTTAAGGTaagccattttaaattttaaaagaactttaaattagaagCGGAAAGTTCGTCCAACCAGAACTTTTGGTGATGCATTTTTtgactggtgcgacttatactctggagcaATTTAcagtcttaaaaaaataaataaatagctatAGCGGTCAGTTATGGTTTCTGCTTTTAATTTTGATAACTAGGTTCCACACATCACTCATTGTACTTTGCTTATAAATTACATTTTAGTTATGAGCTACCACCATTCATGCATGAAGCTAGTTAGTCTTTAGAACCACTGGGCCCTTTTGatcttatttcccttcatccttTCCAGGAGCTTGAAGCGGCACGACACAGCATGCTGAAAAAAATTTACTACATGACGGATGAGGTACTTCTTTCTTCTGCCTATAATCACATTTTTCAAACTCCTCTTTACTTGCACACCCACTGAGAGGTTTTAGTGACCGTGAGCAACTCTCTTGTTTCCTCTCGCAGGTTTTCTCAACTATGATTAAACCTTGGATGAAtgctttcatttctttttctttttttaattttgctagTCACTGTTATTGTTTGGAGAAATAGATGTAATCTTGATGGGCTAAATTAGATCTTTGTGTAAAATATTTTGGAGGTCTATTTGCTGTTAATGTTAAAGTGCTCGATTTGTTTTTTCCACTTCTAACATTTTTGTCTCAAAACACAGGTGTTAAAGAAGCACATGTTGCTGTTCCGGATGCCCAAACAGAACTCTCAGTTGGGCTTCGAAATGTACGATCACTTACCTCCTACAAGAGCAAAGCATTTGGAGAACGTCGTGGGCCTGCAAAATGGCGGCAGCTGTCAAACGGAGAACAGGTGAAGAGGAGAACAATGTCACCATAAGACATTTAATGACATGAACAATTACATTTTTCAGTATTTCAATGAAGAATTTTATTTGATCGAGGGTTGTACACTCTATTAAACACTTACGTTGACAATAATGGATGACTCTTGGTCATGTGATTCAGGAGATTTTGGTTTTATAGAGTTGTCCCGTTTTTGTTTAGTATATGAAATTTGATGAATACACTGTGGATTTATGTTTTTGGGAATGGGAAGTAATACCACTCAAACTGATGTTCTTAACTAACAAGAATTCAAGCCAAGCATGCGGACCAGATGGCAGCCGGTCAAGTCATCAGATTTATAAAATGCCCatgaggggtggattttttatttttcccccccacgTATACTCACTCACCCTTGCTTAGGTCTGTTTTTCAATCCATCATGGTAGAAGTCCAACTCTTTTGTAACCTATGAAAAATTTAATAATGAGGTTACCCAACGTTTAAATTACTTGGCAGACAACGCGATGAAATTCCCATGAAGCGCATTTAAGCACTGAAAACTCGACGTCGTCGTGACGTGAACCTCTTTCCACAACTGTCAGTCTTTTTGCCTACTTTCAAAGAGAAACGCAGACTAAATGGACTAAACGAATGTCACCAGTTTCTAATGCCGTACGACACTGGTGTGATTTAGTAAAACTGATTGAATTACACGGAGGACATGGTGTCTCACGATGCCTTCGCTAACAAAGAGTGCCTTTAGACTTTTTTTGCTTCATGGCAGACTGAAAACCACCAGAGGCTACAAACGCAAATAAGCCTCCAAGAAGTGTCTTGTTATATCAACTCTATATTCATAAAAACTCACAATTTCCATTGTATCGAATTTGTCATTCATTTAAGAGTTAAAGTATTGCGTAACAGTAGATTAGACTTAAAGTGTTAGCGAGGAAAATTAAATGTATGAATTTGTGCTTTCATGTACACGTGTTAAAAGGTATTTTACGCTGGAGGTTCAAAGACAGTCTAGAAAACACACCAGActaaaatgcaaaatattaacttaaaaagaaaaagatttttttgtggAAAAATCCCTAAGAAAAACAACCCCGCTgccattgttttgatttttctttttttgctttagCCGCTCTCTTGTCCGCTGCCTCGCTCATCCTTTGTAGTTGGGTCAGAATTAAAAATTTAACACCCAGTTAAAGATGGCCCTGCCTCTGAGATGCGTTTAATGACGCGTGAAAGCGAACGCGGAGCATTCGCCGCCATGACTTTTTTTCAAATGCTCCGATGTGAAgctcatttgatttatttttgtagcACAAAATCCACATGGGAATTCCTACACTTAAGTATATTTTTCTAACGTGTGTTTGTGGATGGAAACATTGTAAAAATGCTAACAGATGGAGTAGAGAATAGCTACAGCAAATAAAAACTGATGTGTATTTTCGGCTTTCATTAATGACGCGGTGCAATCCGGAATTCCttcatgtgtaaaaaaaaaaaaagtttgtaaaGTTGCATGAATCAAGTGCAACACGTGTCTCGCCCTTGGCAGGATTTGCAATGACTGAATTTGAAtagaatgtgtgtgttttttaaggTTACTATCAATACTTTGATCAGATTTTCTGAATGTGTGTTCTTTGAAATTTAAAAGGTAACCTTTAAAATCACGTGACTTTACTATTGATTGTTTTAATGGGTATAAATTCACATGTGCTCTAATTAATCGGTGTCAACAGATTGATCTCATCTAATGCTGCCCTTATTGTAGGTTAATGGCTGTAATGGTAGCACTTAATTACCACTTAGGTTAAATTTTATCGGCGTGGACTTGGATGTGCTTTTAAAACTGACAAAGTCGCAAGTTGGCTTATTTGACTCGTGGTTATTCTGAACACAGTCAAATCTGCAGTTACAAAAGGGTGCGGACATTTATTATTTGAGTTATATTGCTCATAATCAAAAATATCTTTGAAGTGGTTTGACttgagttcatttttttttcatatcgtACCACAAAAACTTTGTGATTGAACAAGTGTGTGtaaactttttatatccactataAATTGttagtgcgttttttttttaacccttgtGTGGTGCTCGGGTCTGTGGAAcccgttttcatttttttattaaaagaaaaatgattcaattaattaatttttcaaACTGAGACTCACAGCTCATTTTCTGTGAAGAACATATATCAGAATACATGATATGTTATAAATGTGACCTAACAAAAGTAAAGGGCAAATATTAACCATAAATATTGTTTATACTGCTTGTAATTGGGATAAGGTAAACGTTTTTGATTGTGAGGCATTAAAAGACACACAATGTAACGGGTCCATCAGACCCACAAACGCTGGCTGAGTAACAACAATACGTCTTTAATGATTGTAGCATGTGCAAATACTCAATTGAGTGAcagttctaatttttttttccccccaacagaaaatgtttttgctcGCAATGCCCTCAAACACAAAAGCTTTTTTGTTTGAATCATTTGATCGGGCATTTGTTCATGTTCGCTATGTTTCCTGCCTCGTTTCATAAATCCGAAGATATACAGTATGTGGTGAATGTGTGCTGTGTGGTCCATTATTGCTCAACTCGTGATTCCACCTTATCTCAATTCTATATCAAGGCTCTTTGCTTCACAGTTATAACGTTGAATCCAACCTCTGACCTTTCTGTTAAGAGTTTGCATGTCCTCTttgtgcttttttcttttttccgtaCTCCAGCTCTattacacattccaaaaaagtgCATCTTGGGTTAATTTGAAGACTTCTAAATCacaaaaatcaaagtcaaagcccCGGAGGCCAGATCAATTTATGTAGCCCAGTAATTGTCTGCTTAAATTTATTTAGCTgaatggatttgttcttttcaatTTGTAGCAGAACATCTAAACCAAAacagatttatttgtttttcttataCGGCTAGCAATTCTTGCCCAAACAAATCCCCTTTTCATGACGTGAGCAACAGTATTGATTGATGCCGACAAGCAGCGATCGGAATTATTAGCCGCAACTTTGTTAGAATCTGCTCCTGTTAGAAATCGCAAAtccacttgtttttgttttagacAGAACTCCTGTCATATGAAAACACTAAATGTGAACGATAGCATCTATTTTACTGGAAACCAAACACGATCCGCTCTTGGAAGCTAATCAAGTACCGATGTGTTTTtttccatgtgtgtgtttttcccaaTAGGAAATAGAAATGATCAATAGGGTGACCTTGATTAaacgttttttttcaaaatgcattAGCGATAATGAACAGCTTGAAGTCGGGcttgtttgttttaaacaaagCTGAAACTGATAATATTGAATTAGATGTGGTTTGGCAGGGCTCGCTATTCAGCATTAGTTCTAAAGTCAGGCTCCATTACTAATAAACTGATTGTTAGCGGCTTGTCCATTTGTTCAGCTATTGTCTGATCACAATGGGTGGTTATTATCCGactattaattttaaaatgttaGAAGTGATTTATGTACTGAAATAAATGCATGCTATCGTTAAACGTTTCAGCTtgaatttctttatttttttaaacgcaaTGCTGTTATTAAGAATATAACAGATAATTCCTCAAACACACTTATAGCGCAGCAAATGTCAGTAAGTGGGAGTTCATCAAGGTCACGGTACAAACATTGGCTTTCCTGCCTGTGCAAGCACGCAAGCGACAGACTTGAGAGCAACACTCAATAATTACCGAGCGGGGAAACAAAGGAAATATTTCGTCCCTCTCTTTCTCCTCCGTTTCAACTGCACAATTACAGAATTAAGATTCATTCTACGTCTCAGAGGTAATATGCCGgaaggaaagcaaaaaaaaaaaaaaaaaaaaatcctattatTGTGATCATTCAGGCCTTTGTGGTCCCTGAGATCTTAAAGTTACTTTGATGTGTTTTTTGCGGCTGCTTTTTAATGTTCAACATTAAAACAAGAATCAATAAAACACATTAAGAGAAGTGACCTGCTTAGTTGatacaaaaaacacatttaatgaAAACTGGATGCCGGATGGCTTTTATCATGAGCGCACCGTAAAATTAACATGTTTCATAATATTTGACGAAATCTGGTGTGGATGAACTTGACCAGCCCACGCAGAGTCATTAACCCAAGAATGGACATTTGGGATAAATTAGAAGACAGACTGAAAGCCAGACTTTCTTGTCATTTTCTGACCTTGAATGTGCTCATTAAAGAATGATTCAAAATTCCCATAAATACACGTCTTCCAATTCTGTGTTTGATAATCGGCAAAATCATTTTAACGCGATTCGGTAATGGAAATATTGCTAGGCTCTAATTTTATTCAGGCAAATTATGAGAAAAGTGCGACTTTTAGTCGGAGAACTTTTATGACGTTAGCGTGATCATTGACTCACGTTTTTGTTGACTCGATTGTTCCCCGCTGCCATCTTAATGAGAAGTTTATAACTCCCGTCACGTCCTTTGCTTCATTATGTGCTTCCTTTCCTCTTCCTTAATTATCCTTCATCTTCACATCGACGCATTCCCTCGTATTACTCAGATGCCGTATTTGGAAGTTACTCAGAGGACTGCTGAAGTGAACGTTGCAATAGAGGACATTTAGGAACACAAGTTGTTCCACGGGGACAAAATACTAAAATTAAGTCCGAATGAGCCGGTTACGATTGCAGGAGAGGATGAGCAAATAATGTATTCAAATTTAGCATTCTATGGCGTAATCTGCAGTTCCCTGTAGATGGTGCTGTTTCTCTGTAGAACATATTTACGTATATTTAATACACACTGATTTATTCGTCATTATTTATTCGTCTGACAATGTTTCAGGTAGTGTAGTCCCGGCCGGTGCTTGAAAGTGGCTTTGGATCTTCACCCAGCCTAGCAAACCATGTAATGGACCGAGAAGCTTTGTGCGGGGGCAATTTAATTTATCGTTTTATACAATGAGTGAAAATATTTTCAGAAATGCGCAAATACCAACAAACTGACTTTTGTTGAGCATCTAGTTGTGTAAAACCAATTAAGTAATTTTTCATGTACTTTTTAATACAAAGCAACGATTCATTGGTTAAACGAATAAGAATAGACAATGTAATTATTGAACAAATTTTCTTAGTCCGTCTGTCTAACTTCCTCTTCCAGCTGGTTTAGTTATGTGACTGTTAGACAGAATCAAGAATCAAAAGAAGCATTTATAAAATGAGATTCCTAAGAATCCTTTattgatatttctttttttcaccttggaatttatgtattatttttacttGTTCATTTGTAAGGTTGTAAAACTCAATGCAcagcactggaaaaaaaaatcaagtagaCTAAACTTGACCTATATTGGACCTAAGTATAGAATATTTCAATACAAAATAACAGCATTTGATTCCACCTTTGTCCTCTGTACTTTGCGTTGATTGCAGATTGTTTTGCACGGCACAACCATTACTACAGCAGGGTTTGCATTAcctaattttttttctcttacatctcagtattttttttaagtgaaacgCATACAGATTACTCCACGCAacgtaatttaaaaaataaaaaataaaaaaaataaaaaataaaaaaaatatatatatatacatatatatatatatatatatatatatatatatatatatatatatatatatatatatatatatatatatatatatatatatatacatatacatatatatatatacatatatacatatatatatatatatatacatatatacatactatatatatattttttaacccaCACATT
Coding sequences:
- the rpap1 gene encoding RNA polymerase II-associated protein 1, whose protein sequence is MLRRPKPGGSETDLLREQEEFLKSGAPSAASVLRRPDKRRGETGGDLEEDRNGHDEESQRDVVTIEDLPDELPSLTPAPPKKSRFKNRHVTFEDEDAGETMDRHDTHISAVLSKIIERDTSSIPISLPEFTGVAFPKACHRSTNSSQVPLSAVGEKKSIFAQQLAAQRLKEGKAPLKFTSQATSKHRPQEQKHPPQRPMEMSYHNGDTVSSPVSSSRLVSGDGLGCPNRSEESKRIHRENQEKILAMSQSEILEEQERLLSQLDPTLVEFVRSRRAASGPASSFSREHPEGKSSEGSVHLSSDSTSGPAPSAKPKDVEMEEEEEEEEELSPRSAVIDLPVKPQKDWVHMDKLEPEKLEWIGDLPAPRKTGTKQAMQARFDFNGNLIPPTEDLPTHLGLHHHGDEPERAGYSLQELFLLSRSQLIQQRSLALSTLRNILSKAQAGDYRSTLKGSMLSTLLDAGLLFLLRFALDDSVEAVMAAAVHALRALLVCTEDEECLDLTFHWFRGLAAFPLLPSQEEEEEDDEGLDEILKETAKEREERKPDHDVARQDVVKGLLRMKLLPRLRYILEVVRPSPRVVHDILEILTRIARHSSSSATQVLDCPRMMETVMLEFLPTSWTVPSNSFPQSVYGLPLASAMKLLRVLATSGRHACARLLNSAGVRERLCRLLSAEPSEILLEPRKALGITIEAYRMWAVAAGYGQACDLYIDLYPALLTALQSVCTTLARCCHLLHLQLERVLALLTLLTQVTHTAGCHQELQAGMVSSSGDECPPPPPVTWGHVTGLPAPLMGHLKSFVKGLDNPVHRDISLALIPSYLIYFEAFYHQLSKQNCFKPVEGLQELEQLASEVLLPLMSHSVVQDLIKNLKSSSMVCSVLPGHVDLDTSPSLPGLACSGWRNRPGLMSHSSPFPLLTSLTLLLDTITGIHKGLTCKFTSFLVSEPVIGYLQTVSQATPTLSHTWSWLLRHEHHLIFLLLRLAYRSVLIEPQVEKHAQLYHKVALVLLPWLLPGSEHLAHDLLATVVFSKDFIPEGHSGGPEAIELGELQLQEEASHPNSPSLQIVGALLREACANLPSIRGCFLTHLAHLETSVLVSQDALFGRNPWIKSHLLPELSGPTLPSDWPFLPLVSLYEKTGVSGGGGLSVEELPQGALLAVTQCLQWLLVLEVWREEALKVILPVSKLARLSCVFLCSSDLFLEKPVQKLTWGLFRLLSRPSRLECLDLSIPPPGLASFQDLYRALLAQYEAVSFGDRLFGCWILLPLQRKYSATMRLAVFGEHVGILRSLGVTLEQFAIPMERFTSPPEDSLPLVRLYFRSLVTGSAKPTWCPFLYVVALAHVNAFVFSQDAAAQELEAARHSMLKKIYYMTDEVLKKHMLLFRMPKQNSQLGFEMYDHLPPTRAKHLENVVGLQNGGSCQTENR